From Microcebus murinus isolate Inina chromosome 15, M.murinus_Inina_mat1.0, whole genome shotgun sequence, the proteins below share one genomic window:
- the IL15 gene encoding interleukin-15, whose translation MRISKPYLRSTSIQCYLCLLLNSHFLTEAGIHVFILGCISASLPKTEASWQHVISDLKIIEDLIQSIHIDATLYTESDVHPNCKVTAMKCFLLELQVILHESRNVTLQQTVENLIILANSGLSSNENVTESGCKECEELEEKNIKEFLQSFVHIVQMFINPS comes from the exons ATGAGAATTTCG AAACCATATTTGAGAAGTACTTCCATCCAGTGCTACTTGTGTTTACTTCTAAACAGTCATTTTTTAACAGAGGCTGGCATTCATGTCTTCATTTTGGG ATGTATCAGTGCAAGTCTTCCTAAAACAGAGGCCAGCTGGCAGCATGTAATAAGTGATCTGAAAATAATCGAAGATCTTATTCAA tcTATACATATTGATGCTACTTTATATACTGAAAGTGATGTTCAT CCTAATTGCAAAGTAACAGCAATGAAATGCTTTCTCCTGGAGTTACAAGTTATTTTGCACGAGTCCAGAAATGTGACCCTTCAACAAACGGTAGAGAACCTTATTATCCTAGCGAATAGCGGTTTGTCTTCTAATGAG aatgtGACAGAATCCGGATGCAAAGAATGTGAGgaactggaggaaaaaaatattaaagaatttttgcAGAGTTTCGTACATATTGTACAAATGTTCATCAACCCTTCTTGA